The proteins below are encoded in one region of Telopea speciosissima isolate NSW1024214 ecotype Mountain lineage chromosome 10, Tspe_v1, whole genome shotgun sequence:
- the LOC122642863 gene encoding uncharacterized protein LOC122642863 — protein sequence MEGDSPDRDSVESGTKRSSASSGGRSRSRKEFLRKFVDHQLLTEKLEDWFSAISENSACTAPVLDVPFMLSEVQKLDYALEGVSFQQLIRMPSAVYASTSDAVEATAYLAIEDFLHAGVKGLWEAFWSQGGPMPFSISCLHSENLKFYAAEKAIANGKLEGLCATAVMLKSTRHSHGKWDHILELVLMRPDVGSFAIESNQLPSQSVLGEALFFALRILLSRSLSRSSILHNSSSVFVLLVDSQYGGVVKVEGDLNKLDHDVNSVYECAAEWIRKHSKIAVSPIDRIWNKLGNANWGDVGALQVLLATFHCIVQVAGMPKHSVDDLAAEHCSRLQTRRAERQLGDNRVNGNGLFRFQPHNGTSEIVEVQDESLNVESDEVMKLDAGSILLMEDSNWQKGFQINEVLRDGELLFYSANSLEEPGKDLFLYVGSHPSQLEPAWEDMNLWYQVQRQTKILTVMKQRGLSNKYLPQLVASGRIVHPGQCRRPSSGGNCDHPWCGTPVLVTSPVGESVADLVRDGRFNSDEALRCCHDCLSALSTAASAGIRHGDIRPENVIRVSTGVRHPYYVLIGWGHAILEERDRPAMNLLYSSTYALQEGKLCSASDAESLVYLIYFSSGGVLPDLDSVEGALQWRETSWSRRLIQQKLGDISAVLKALADYVDSLCGTPYHMDFEIWLRRLRRSIQEEEHGKEIDTSG from the coding sequence GGGACTCCCCTGACCGTGATTCTGTCGAGTCCGGAACAAAGAGGTCCAGTGCATCATCAGGAGGGAGATCACGGAGTCGTAAAGAGTTCCTCAGAAAGTTTGTAGACCATCAACTCCTAACAGAAAAGCTTGAAGACTGGTTTTCAGCAATATCAGAAAATTCTGCATGTACAGCTCCTGTGTTAGATGTCCCTTTTATGTTGTCGGAAGTTCAAAAGTTGGATTATGCACTGGAAGGGGTTTCATTTCAGCAGTTGATTCGGATGCCAAGTGCAGTTTATGCGTCAACATCAGATGCTGTTGAAGCCACTGCCTATCTTGCCATCGAAGATTTCTTACATGCAGGCGTGAAGGGGTTGTGGGAAGCATTTTGGAGTCAAGGTGGGCCTATGCCTTTCTCGATTTCCTGTCTGCACAGTGAAAATTTGAAATTCTATGCCGCAGAAAAGGCAATTGCGAATGGAAAGCTTGAAGGCCTTTGTGCCACTGCTGTAATGCTGAAGAGCACCCGACATTCACATGGAAAATGGGACCACATTCTTGAATTAGTACTGATGAGGCCCGATGTTGGGAGTTTTGCAATTGAAAGTAACCAGCTTCCTTCACAATCTGTCCTTGGGGAAGCCCTCTTCTTTGCTCTGCGTATACTATTATCAAGAAGCCTCAGCAGATCTAGTATCCTTCATAATTCTAGTTCTGTCTTTGTGCTTCTTGTTGATTCGCAATATGGGGGGGTCGTAAAAGTTGAAGGAGATCTGAATAAATTGGACCATGATGTGAACAGTGTCTATGAATGTGCTGCTGAATGGATCAGAAAACATTCAAAAATTGCAGTTTCACCCATTGATAGGATCTGGAACAAGCTTGGGAATGCCAACTGGGGGGACGTTGGTGCTCTTCAGGTGCTTCTGGCAACGTTCCATTGTATTGTTCAAGTAGCTGGAATGCCAAAACATTCAGTAGATGATTTAGCAGCTGAACATTGTTCTCGTCTTCAAACCCGAAGAGCAGAAAGGCAATTGGGGGATAACCGAGTGAACGGAAATGGTTTATTCAGGTTTCAGCCTCACAATGGTACCTCTGAAATTGTTGAAGTTCAGGATGAATCCCTCAATGTTGAATCTGATGAGGTAATGAAGCTGGATGCAGGATCTATTCTGTTGATGGAGGATTCAAACTGGCAAAAGGGTTTTCAGATCAATGAAGTTTTGCGTGATGGCGAACTTTTGTTCTACAGTGCAAATTCATTGGAAGAACCAGGAAAGGATTTATTTTTGTATGTTGGGTCTCATCCTTCTCAGCTGGAACCGGCATGGGAAGATATGAACTTGTGGTATCAGGTTCAGAGGCAGACTAAAATATTAACTGTTATGAAACAGAGGGGCCTTTCTAACAAGTATTTGCCTCAGCTGGTTGCATCTGGCAGGATAGTTCACCCTGGTCAATGTAGGAGACCAAGCTCTGGTGGGAATTGTGACCACCCATGGTGTGGAACTCCAGTCCTTGTTACCAGTCCAGTTGGTGAGTCAGTTGCAGACTTGGTTAGAGATGGGCGATTTAATTCAGATGAGGCTCTCAGGTGTTGCCATGATTGCTTATCAGCACTGTCAACAGCAGCCTCTGCTGGAATTCGGCATGGAGACATCCGCCCAGAGAATGTGATTCGTGTAAGCACTGGTGTCAGGCATCCTTATTATGTCCTTATTGGGTGGGGGCATGCTATTTTAGAAGAGAGGGATCGCCCAGCAATGAACCTTCTTTACTCTTCTACTTATGCTCTTCAGGAAGGTAAGTTATGCTCAGCTTCAGATGCAGAGAGTCTGGTCTACTTGATCTATTTCTCGTCTGGTGGGGTTTTGCCAGACTTGGATTCTGTGGAGGGGGCACTCCAGTGGAGGGAAACCTCTTGGTCGAGAAGATTGATTCAGCAAAAGCTTGGCGACATTTCAGCTGTGCTGAAAGCCTTGGCTGATTATGTGGACAGTCTTTGTGGTACACCCTATCATATGGACTTTGAGATATGGCTGAGAAGGTTAAGAAGAAGTATTCAGGAGGAAGAACACGGTAAAGAGATTGACACATCAGggtag